A region of the Chlamydia buteonis genome:
ATTTACCATTGCTAATGTTGTTGCTAATGTCAATCGCCCTACACTAGTATTAGCACATAATAAAACACTAGCCGCACAGCTGTATCAAGAATTCAAAGAATTCTTCCCTAATAATGCTGTTGAATATTTTATCTCCTACTATGATTACTACCAGCCCGAAGCATATATTGCCCGTAATGATACCTACATAGAAAAAAGTCTCTTAATCAATAGTGAAATCGATAAACTGCGTTTATCCGCAACGCGATCTATTCTAGAGCGCAGAGATACTTTAATTGTTTCTTCTGTATCTTGTATTTATGGTATTGGCTCTCCCGAAAACTACACTTCCATGACATTAGAACTCGAAGTAGGAACGGAATATCCAAGAGCAATACTTGCCTCCCAGCTTGTAAAAATGAATTATCAAGCTTCCTCAGTAGCGCAACGCTCAACTTTTCGCGAACGCGGTAGTGTGATCGATATTTTCCCTGCTTATGAAAGCGAACTCGCAATTCGTTTAGAATTTTTCAATGACACATTAACTTCCATAGAATACAGTGATCCTCTAACTATGATTCCTAAGGAATCGGTAACCTCAGTTATTTTATATCCGGGATCACACTATGTCACGCCTGAAGCTGTTCGCGAACAAGCAATACGTTCTATACGAGAAGAGCTAGAAGAACGTTTAGTATTCTTCCAAGATCGTCCTATAGAACAAGACCGCTTATTTCATAGAACTACTCATGATATCGAAATGATCAAAGAAACCGGATTTTGTAAAGGAATAGAAAACTATTCTCGCCACTTTACAAAAACTCCTCCAGGAGCTCCTCCCGCCTGCCTATTAGATTATTTCCCTGATGACTTTTTACTGGTTATTGACGAATCACACCAAACACTACCTCAGATACGCGCTATGTATCGCGGGGACCTTTCTAGGAAACAATCTTTAGTAGAATATGGCTTTCGTCTTCCCTCTGCTTATGACAACCGCCCTCTGACCTATGAAGAAGCTAGGAAATATTTCCATAATGTTATTTATGTATCTGCAACTCCTGGAGAGACAGAACTAAACGAAAGTCAAGGTCATATTGTTGAACAAATTATCCGCCCTACAGGAATTCCTGACCCTATTCCAGAAATCCGTCCGGCAACAGGGCAAGTAGACGATCTCCTAGAAGAAATTCGCAAACACTTATCTAAATCTCAGGAAAAGATTCTAGTAATCTCCATCACCAAAAAGCTTGCCGAGGATATCGCGGCTTTCCTTTCAGAATTAGATATCGCTGCCGCCTATTTGCATTCTGGAATAGAAACAGCAGAGCGCACTCGTATTCTATCTGACTTGCGTTTAGGTAATATTGACGTGCTCATAGGTGTAAACTTACTCCGTGAAGGATTAGATCTCCCTGAAGTTTCTTTAGTCGCTATTCTTGATGCCGATAAAGAAGGTTTTCTACGTAGCACCTCGTCCTTAATACAGTTTTGTGGAAGAGCGGCAAGAAATGTTGATGGAAAAGTAATTTTTTATGCTGACCATAAAACTCCCTCGATAGAAAAAACCTTAAAAGAAACAGAACGTCGTCGACAAATACAGTTGGAATACAATAGAGCAAATAAAATTACACCAAAACCAATCATCAAAGCGATCTTTGCCAATCCTATTCCGCAAGGGGGAAAAAAGGAAGTTCAAGATACCCTTCAAAAACCTTTATCTACACAAGAATTAGAAAAGCTTATAAAAAAATACGAAAATCTCATGCAGCAAGCTGCCAACGCATTCAGATTTGATGAAGCTGCTAAATATCGTGACAAAATGAAAGCTGCTAAAGAACAACTTCTTTATCTCTCATAAAACATTAAGAAAAACCGAAACGAAATCTGCTTGCTTTTTGTAAAATCAGAACCTAATATTGCCTTAACCTCCCCGCAACCTCATTGTGATCATATGATCCGTATGGCTCATATTGTGTTAAATAGATCTTTGGGAGCTAGTTTCCAACCCCTTGACAAAAGAGATTAAAGACTCATGCTAGAAGTTGTCATTTCCGATATCCAAGCCAGAGAAATTTTAGATTCCAGAGGATATCCCACACTATATGTTAAAGTAATTACCAACACAGGCACTTTTGGAGAAGCTTGTGTGCCTTCGGGGGCCTCCACAGGAATTAAAGAAGCTTTAGAGCTTCGCGATCAAGATACCTCTCGATACCAAGGGAAAGGTGTTTTACAAGCCTTAAAAAACGTGAAAGAAGTTCTGCTTCCTGTTTTACAAGGAGTCAGCATATTTGATCAAATCCTTATAGACTCTATTATGGTAGAAGCAGATGGCACACCAAATAAAGAGAAATTAGGAGCAAATGCTATCTTAGGAGTTTCCTTAGCAGCTGCTAAAGCAGCAGCCGCAACCTTAGGACGATCTTTTTACCGTTACGTAGGGGGTTGCTTCGCGCATGTTCTTCCCTGCCCTATGATGAATCTCATTAATGGGGGTATGCATGCAAACAATGGACTCCAATTTCAAGAATTTATGATTCGTCCTATAGGAGCTCATTCTCTAAAAGAAGCGATACGTATGGGTGCTGATGTCTTCCATACATTGAAAAACATTCTTAATGATAAATATCTCGCTACAGGAGTTGGAGATGAAGGTGGATTTGCTCCACAATTACAATCTAACTCTGAAGCTTTAGACCTTCTTTTGCTAGCTATTGAAAAAGCTGGCTTCCAACCTGGGACAGAGATTTCTCTAGCCCTTGACTGTGCTGCGTCTTCTTTCTACGATACAAAAACAGAAACTTATGAAGGGAAAAGCTATCAAGAACAAGTAGGTGTGCTATCCGATCTTTGTGATCGTTACCCTATTGACTCTATAGAAGATGGTCTTGCTGAAGAGGATTTCGACGGTTGGGAACTGCTAACCGCAGAACTTGGAGAAAGTATACAAATCGTAGGCGATGACCTCTTTGTGACCAATCCAGAATTGATAGCAGATGGCATAAGCAAAGGGTTAGCTAATGCGGTACTCATTAAGCCTAATCAAATTGGAACGTTAACAGAAACCTCAGAAGCGATACAGCTTGCCCATAGTCAAGGATATACAACTATCCTTTCTCATAGATCTGGAGAAACCGAGGATACAACAATTGCAGACCTTGCCGTAGCTTTCAATACTGGGCAAATTAAAACTGGATCCTTATCACGTTCGGAACGTATTGCCAAGTACAATAGGCTCATGGCTATAGAAGAAGAACTTGGTTCTGAAGGTTTATTTAAAGATTCCAATCCATTTTCTGGAGAATAGAATCAAATCAATCGCTTTCTTGTTATTTCTAGGAAGCGATTACCTTTTTAAGATTTCCTTCCATGAAACTAGTGGTTCTGTTGTTTAGAACCCTTCTAAAAATAAAAAACTCCTTGTTTATGTTAAATAGTAGATGTCTGCTTAAGCAAAATTTTCTATATACTTAAAAAATAAAGAAAATAGGCAATAGAGAAGCATTTGTAGCCTCCTAAGATCTTCTAAAATGTTGTCTTATAACTACTAATTTAATTTAGATGATCCCTTTCACAAAAACGATAGGTTATCGTTTGTGGTTAGCGTGCGTAGCAGCAATATTAATTCCCTTAGGGATTAACATTGTTCTACTCAACCTCAGGCAATACCGTACTACAGTTTCATCAGTCACCTTAGCATTTAAAGAAAATGCTACATTTAAAGTGGATACTCTCATGCAAATCGTTCCACTCAATGCTGATGTTTTAGCTCTATTTTCAGAAGTCTTAGATCTCGATGAAGGAATTCCCTCAGCACCTAACGTTGAACTTAGCAACGAGATGCAAAGAATGTTTAGCTTATCATATGACGAGATCTCTTTAATTAAGTTGCTTCCTAATGGAGAAAAAATCGTCGTTGCCTCTAGTGTTCCTCAACGCCTTGGAGAAAACTACCAAAATAAAATAGATATTTCTACCCAAGCAGCTTTTTCAGCAACATTCAAACAGTCTGCTGATAATCATGAAGTATTCTCAGTCATGCAGGCAAATATTTTTGATAATGAAACTCACGAACTCTTAGGTATTCTCTATACAACTCATAATATTGAAAAATTTCTCAAAGACATTCTCGTAAATACTCAAGCATACTTTAATGTAAAAACAGCCCTGCTATCTAAAGACGGAATCATTTTAAAAGCCTCTGATCCTGCTTTAGATTTACGCGCTATTTATTCTAACCTTACCGAAAAACAATTCTGTGATACTTTTCTTGACGAAAGCACCTGCCCAAAAAAGATTTCTTTAAAGCCAATTCAGTTAACCCCATTACCCATAGAACCAAACTTTTTCTCTTTTAAAAATGGGAAACATGAAACTTGGGGCTACCTCGCCCATGTTCCTAATATGGATCTAAGCGTACTTTCATACGGAATAAAGTCTGAACTATTTTCCACATTTTGGAAACGGACATTAATCTATTTCGCTTATTTTCTATGCGTTGTATTAGGAAGCGTTATCGCCTATCTGGCCGCAAAGCGCCTCTCTCAGCCTATACGCAAACTTGCCACAGTCATCATACAAACGAGAGAAAACATCCGCAAACCCTATGAAGATGATTCCCTAGGCTTTGAGGTTAATAGGTTGGGGCATATTTTTAATGCCATGGTGGAAAGTTTAGACCAACAACAAAGCCTTGCTGAAAAAAATTATGAAATAAAAGAAAGCGCACAAAATGCCCTACGTCTTGGGGAACAAGCACAACAAAGGCTCCTCCCTAATACGCTTCCTAATTATCCAAATACAGAATTAGCAAAAGCTTACATCCCAGCCATTACTGTAGGCGGCGATTTTTTCGATGCCTTTATCGTTGGTGAAGGAGACCAAGCGAAACTATTTTTAATTGTTGCTGATGCTTCTGGGAAAGGCGTCCAGGCTTGTGGGTACTCTCTTTTCCTTAAGAATATGCTGCGCTCATTTCTAGCGCAGATGCCTTCGATAAAAGAAGCCATAGAACAAACTTCCTCCCTATTTTACAAAAATACTGCTGATTCAGGGATGTTTGTCACCCTATGCGTCTATAGCTACAATTACAAAACAGGCATCATAGAGTTTTATTCCTGTGGTCACAATCCTGCATGTTATTTATCCCCGAACGGCACCGTTTCTTTCCTATCTCATCGCGGTATGGCTTTGGGATTCCTTCCCCATATTCCCGACACACCCATAGAAAGCTTTAAGCCTGATCCGGGATCCCTAATTGTCTTGTATTCAGATGGAATTACAGAAGCCCATAATAAAGCTTTTGAAATGTTTGGGGAAGAACGCCTAAAAGACGTTATGAAAACCTTAGTAGGTAAAAGCGCAGAAGATGCTATGCATTCTTTAATACTATCTGTGAAAACCTTCGTAGGGAATTGCCATCAACATGATGATATTACCCTACTGATCCTTAAAATATCGGACTCATGAAACAAACTTTTACCAAACGCATTTTGCTGTTTCTTTTTTTGGTAATTCCGATTCCTTTGATTTTGAATCTGGTAGTCCTATCGTTATTTTCTTTTTCAGCAGCAAAAAGTAATCTTATGGAAAACCTCCATACCCATGCGACAAATTTTAGCTTAGAATTTGAAAAGAAACTTACTATCCATAAAATTTTTCTGAAACGTCTTGCCAACACCCTAGCATTAAAAGCCTACTCTTCATCTTCGGAAGATTTCTATTCTCAAGCTTATAACGAAATGTTTGCCCTATCCAACATAGATTTCTCGCTGTGTCTCATTCCTCTATTAGAAGGAAATATAAAAACAAAAACACCCCACGATCCTTTTATCTATTATTTAAAAGAGCACCCTGAGATAAAAAAGAAGCTCAGCATGTCTGTAGGAAAGGCATGTATCATTACTATCACGCCAGAAACCGACACTTATCCTAAAAATTATCTGGTGATTACTGAAAATATCGAAGTATGGAACTCGCCGATAAGTTCGGGTCTACTTGTCAGTTTCTATCCTATGGATTTTTTACAAAGAGATCTTTTTAAATCCCTACACTTAAAAGAGGAAGTCATCTGCCTGCTCAACAAATACGGGGAGGTCCTCTTCGCATCAGATCCCAAATTCTCCTCGGAAACATTTTCAATAGATATTGCTGATCTTCCTAAAATCACTACTAGGAAACAAGCAATCCCCTTGAAAGTCGCGCCTAAAATTCTCCGCGAACAAAAACTCATAAGTGTAAAAATAAAAAATAAACACTATTTAGGAATCGTTTTAAACAAACTTCCTATTCAAGGAACTTACACTCTATCCATCATTCCGCTCTCTTGGTTTATTTTTAAAGCTATACGCCTCCCCCTAAATGTAATTTTCTTTTATTCGCTAGCTTTTATCTTAATGGGGTGGATACTTTCTAAAATTAACAAACGATTAAATCAACCTATTCAAGAACTTACAACATGCATGGAAGCGGCATGGAGGGGAAATCATAATATCCGTTACGAACCTCAACCTTACGGATATGAAATTAACGAGTTAGGGAACATTTTTAACTGCACGCTATTGTTATTACTCAACTCAAGAGAAAAAGCTGAAATCGAACATCTGTCTGGAGATAAGCTACAAAAAGAATTAGCCATTCTTGCTTCACTGCAAGAAACATTACTGAGTCCCGATTTCCCAGACTTTCCTAATGTTTCTTTTACCTCAAAACATCTCCAAGGCATGCAAAGATCAGGTCATTTTTACGGCTGGGAAACCTCAAGTTCTGACCAAAGTTTAATAGGTGTTATAGGCCTTGCTGGAGATATAGGACTTCCTTCTTATCTTTATGCTCTATCAGCACGCAGTTTATTCCTTGCTTACGCGAATCTTTCTTCTTCTCTAGAAAAAATTTGCTCTGATACTTTCGAAGCTTTTGGTAAAACTACGGAAGGAGACGAAGCTACCGTCTCCATGACATTTATCCGCTACTGTGCAGCTGATAGGAATTTATCGATATTATCAGCAGGAGAAACACCTCCTGTCGCCTTTTTAAAAAGACAAGAAACGTTTTCTCGTCTTATTTCGCCTTCGGTCCGAAATATACAACCTGGTGATGTCCTTGTGTGTATTACAGGAAATACAGAACTCACCGAATATCTTATGCGCTTACCAATAGAAGATTTGATTAGAGACCCTCTAGCACCTCTAAATTCAGACAACTTTATAGAAATTCTTACAGAAATGCTAAACAAAGAAACTCTATCAAAAATAGATGGAACCTTAAGCTTCCTATCTTTCACCTAAATGAAGATTCCTAATGGTTATGCTTTCACTTCCAGGCTCTTCAATTAACCCAGGTTCTTTGCCTAACCATAACAGCATTCTTGAAATTACAAGAGCAATGACACCTATTATGGTGAATCCAGAGACGATGATTA
Encoded here:
- the eno gene encoding phosphopyruvate hydratase, producing MLEVVISDIQAREILDSRGYPTLYVKVITNTGTFGEACVPSGASTGIKEALELRDQDTSRYQGKGVLQALKNVKEVLLPVLQGVSIFDQILIDSIMVEADGTPNKEKLGANAILGVSLAAAKAAAATLGRSFYRYVGGCFAHVLPCPMMNLINGGMHANNGLQFQEFMIRPIGAHSLKEAIRMGADVFHTLKNILNDKYLATGVGDEGGFAPQLQSNSEALDLLLLAIEKAGFQPGTEISLALDCAASSFYDTKTETYEGKSYQEQVGVLSDLCDRYPIDSIEDGLAEEDFDGWELLTAELGESIQIVGDDLFVTNPELIADGISKGLANAVLIKPNQIGTLTETSEAIQLAHSQGYTTILSHRSGETEDTTIADLAVAFNTGQIKTGSLSRSERIAKYNRLMAIEEELGSEGLFKDSNPFSGE
- a CDS encoding SpoIIE family protein phosphatase, with translation MKQTFTKRILLFLFLVIPIPLILNLVVLSLFSFSAAKSNLMENLHTHATNFSLEFEKKLTIHKIFLKRLANTLALKAYSSSSEDFYSQAYNEMFALSNIDFSLCLIPLLEGNIKTKTPHDPFIYYLKEHPEIKKKLSMSVGKACIITITPETDTYPKNYLVITENIEVWNSPISSGLLVSFYPMDFLQRDLFKSLHLKEEVICLLNKYGEVLFASDPKFSSETFSIDIADLPKITTRKQAIPLKVAPKILREQKLISVKIKNKHYLGIVLNKLPIQGTYTLSIIPLSWFIFKAIRLPLNVIFFYSLAFILMGWILSKINKRLNQPIQELTTCMEAAWRGNHNIRYEPQPYGYEINELGNIFNCTLLLLLNSREKAEIEHLSGDKLQKELAILASLQETLLSPDFPDFPNVSFTSKHLQGMQRSGHFYGWETSSSDQSLIGVIGLAGDIGLPSYLYALSARSLFLAYANLSSSLEKICSDTFEAFGKTTEGDEATVSMTFIRYCAADRNLSILSAGETPPVAFLKRQETFSRLISPSVRNIQPGDVLVCITGNTELTEYLMRLPIEDLIRDPLAPLNSDNFIEILTEMLNKETLSKIDGTLSFLSFT
- a CDS encoding PP2C family protein-serine/threonine phosphatase, which translates into the protein MIPFTKTIGYRLWLACVAAILIPLGINIVLLNLRQYRTTVSSVTLAFKENATFKVDTLMQIVPLNADVLALFSEVLDLDEGIPSAPNVELSNEMQRMFSLSYDEISLIKLLPNGEKIVVASSVPQRLGENYQNKIDISTQAAFSATFKQSADNHEVFSVMQANIFDNETHELLGILYTTHNIEKFLKDILVNTQAYFNVKTALLSKDGIILKASDPALDLRAIYSNLTEKQFCDTFLDESTCPKKISLKPIQLTPLPIEPNFFSFKNGKHETWGYLAHVPNMDLSVLSYGIKSELFSTFWKRTLIYFAYFLCVVLGSVIAYLAAKRLSQPIRKLATVIIQTRENIRKPYEDDSLGFEVNRLGHIFNAMVESLDQQQSLAEKNYEIKESAQNALRLGEQAQQRLLPNTLPNYPNTELAKAYIPAITVGGDFFDAFIVGEGDQAKLFLIVADASGKGVQACGYSLFLKNMLRSFLAQMPSIKEAIEQTSSLFYKNTADSGMFVTLCVYSYNYKTGIIEFYSCGHNPACYLSPNGTVSFLSHRGMALGFLPHIPDTPIESFKPDPGSLIVLYSDGITEAHNKAFEMFGEERLKDVMKTLVGKSAEDAMHSLILSVKTFVGNCHQHDDITLLILKISDS
- the uvrB gene encoding excinuclease ABC subunit UvrB, translating into MTFELRAAFSPCGDQPEAIAKLTQGIRNHIPSQVLLGTTGSGKTFTIANVVANVNRPTLVLAHNKTLAAQLYQEFKEFFPNNAVEYFISYYDYYQPEAYIARNDTYIEKSLLINSEIDKLRLSATRSILERRDTLIVSSVSCIYGIGSPENYTSMTLELEVGTEYPRAILASQLVKMNYQASSVAQRSTFRERGSVIDIFPAYESELAIRLEFFNDTLTSIEYSDPLTMIPKESVTSVILYPGSHYVTPEAVREQAIRSIREELEERLVFFQDRPIEQDRLFHRTTHDIEMIKETGFCKGIENYSRHFTKTPPGAPPACLLDYFPDDFLLVIDESHQTLPQIRAMYRGDLSRKQSLVEYGFRLPSAYDNRPLTYEEARKYFHNVIYVSATPGETELNESQGHIVEQIIRPTGIPDPIPEIRPATGQVDDLLEEIRKHLSKSQEKILVISITKKLAEDIAAFLSELDIAAAYLHSGIETAERTRILSDLRLGNIDVLIGVNLLREGLDLPEVSLVAILDADKEGFLRSTSSLIQFCGRAARNVDGKVIFYADHKTPSIEKTLKETERRRQIQLEYNRANKITPKPIIKAIFANPIPQGGKKEVQDTLQKPLSTQELEKLIKKYENLMQQAANAFRFDEAAKYRDKMKAAKEQLLYLS